A DNA window from Anastrepha obliqua isolate idAnaObli1 chromosome 5, idAnaObli1_1.0, whole genome shotgun sequence contains the following coding sequences:
- the LOC129249236 gene encoding 40S ribosomal protein S21: MENDAGESVDLYCPRKCSASNRIIHAKDHASVQLSIVDVDPETGRMTVGCKTYAICGEIRRMGESDDCIVRLAKKDGLITKAF, translated from the exons ATGGAGAACGACGCCGGCGAGTCTGTTGATTTGTACTGCCCCAGGAAATG CTCTGCTTCGAACAGAATTATCCACGCCAAGGATCATGCTTCAGTGCAATTGAGCATTGTTGATGTTGACCCCGAGACCGGCCGTATGACTGTTGGTTGCAAGACCTACGCCATCTGTGGTGAGATCCGTCGTATGGGCGAATCTGATGATTGTATTGTGCGTCTGGCCAAGAAAGATGGTTTGATTACCAA GGCTTTCTAA